A single region of the Plantactinospora soyae genome encodes:
- a CDS encoding DUF6232 family protein has product MTLYYRDDTVRVTSEVIHANGHSVPVAKVAYVWHARGPGSARTRGRLAGRGVLIFLLSIPPLVAMVCVLSLAYSAQDRGQWKIAALVLAVCAVGALALYPFLELPLYWLDRSYERGTRVQELWVQYQGQEVMLLRSSDALRFGQIYRAVQRAIEQHSPEG; this is encoded by the coding sequence GTGACGCTCTATTACCGCGACGACACGGTACGGGTAACCTCCGAGGTCATCCACGCGAACGGGCACTCCGTACCGGTCGCCAAGGTGGCGTACGTCTGGCACGCCCGGGGACCCGGCTCGGCCCGTACCCGGGGACGGCTCGCCGGCCGGGGCGTACTCATCTTCCTGCTCTCGATCCCGCCGCTGGTCGCGATGGTCTGCGTGCTGTCGTTGGCGTACTCGGCGCAGGACCGGGGCCAGTGGAAGATCGCCGCGCTCGTCCTCGCAGTCTGTGCCGTCGGCGCACTGGCCCTCTACCCGTTCCTGGAACTGCCGCTGTACTGGCTCGACCGGTCGTACGAGCGCGGTACCCGGGTGCAGGAGCTGTGGGTGCAGTACCAGGGCCAGGAGGTCATGCTGCTCCGTAGTTCGGACGCGCTCCGGTTCGGCCAGATCTACCGGGCCGTCCAGCGCGCCATCGAACAGCACAGCCCGGAGGGCTGA
- a CDS encoding carbohydrate ABC transporter permease produces the protein MSEPVRVADRATDSRAEGADRRVRGKRPVSPLRVVIRIFLWVVALGWLVPLLLPLYASLRPYAETAAEGYFSLPKTLNFDYYVQAWRGGNLPTHFLNTLLVAVPAVLFTLFFASFVAFLISRRRLPGGKLLLILFTAGNLLPQQVVLTPVYLMYTKLPLPWWMSWPSELVYDSYWGIIAIHVAFQTGFCVFVLSNYMDTIPRELIEAATVDGAGVWRQYWQVILPLVRPALGALGTLEFAWIYNDFLWAVVLMSTGDKLPVTSALNNLRSVYFTDYNLLAAGSILVALPTLIVFFVLQRQFVSGLTLGANKG, from the coding sequence ATGAGCGAACCGGTCAGGGTTGCCGATCGGGCCACCGACAGCCGCGCGGAAGGCGCCGACCGGCGGGTACGCGGCAAGCGCCCGGTCAGCCCGCTGCGGGTGGTCATCCGGATCTTCCTCTGGGTGGTCGCGCTCGGCTGGCTCGTGCCGCTGCTGCTTCCGCTGTACGCCTCGCTGCGGCCGTACGCGGAGACCGCCGCCGAGGGCTACTTCTCGCTGCCGAAGACGCTCAACTTCGACTACTACGTGCAGGCGTGGCGCGGCGGCAACCTGCCCACGCACTTCCTGAACACCCTGCTGGTCGCCGTACCGGCGGTGCTGTTCACGCTCTTCTTCGCCTCGTTCGTGGCGTTCCTGATCTCCCGACGTCGGCTGCCCGGCGGAAAGCTGCTGCTGATCCTCTTCACCGCCGGCAACCTGCTCCCCCAGCAGGTGGTGCTGACCCCGGTGTACCTGATGTACACCAAGCTGCCGCTGCCGTGGTGGATGAGCTGGCCGTCGGAGCTGGTCTACGACTCGTACTGGGGGATCATCGCCATCCACGTGGCGTTCCAGACCGGCTTCTGCGTCTTCGTGCTGAGCAACTACATGGACACCATCCCCCGGGAGCTGATCGAGGCGGCCACCGTCGACGGCGCCGGGGTGTGGCGGCAGTACTGGCAGGTCATCCTGCCGCTGGTCCGGCCGGCACTCGGCGCGCTCGGCACCCTGGAGTTCGCCTGGATCTACAACGACTTCCTCTGGGCGGTGGTGCTGATGTCCACCGGGGACAAGCTGCCGGTGACCAGTGCGCTGAACAACCTCCGGTCGGTCTACTTCACCGACTACAACCTGCTGGCCGCCGGCTCGATCCTGGTCGCACTTCCGACACTGATCGTCTTCTTCGTACTCCAGCGCCAGTTCGTCTCCGGTCTCACGCTGGGCGCCAACAAGGGCTGA
- a CDS encoding carbohydrate ABC transporter permease, which produces MNPIPTAPPVDSRPVPDGPGTPSRRRRRRRRVGRFTPRDIAVIGLLLGIPLLLDLALIWGPALASIGLSFTSWNGITDIEPVGLDNYVNIVSNYPPFWPAVRNNLLWLAFLGLVATPFGLFLAVLLDREMRFTRFYQTAFYLPVVLSLAVVGFIAQLIFSRDYGAANAILGRTDNPIDWLGDPSINLWSVLLLVGWRHVGYVMLLYLAGLKAVDPTLKEAAAIDGAGEGQTFFRVVFPTLRPVNVIVLVITVIEGLRAFDIVYAINRGRNGLELLSVLVTDNIVGEASRIGYGSAIAVILLLISTGFIAVYLVQVFRRDEA; this is translated from the coding sequence GTGAACCCGATTCCGACGGCACCGCCCGTCGACTCCCGACCGGTACCGGACGGGCCCGGAACGCCGAGCCGGCGGCGACGCCGACGCCGCCGCGTCGGCCGGTTCACCCCGCGCGACATCGCGGTCATCGGGTTGCTGCTCGGCATTCCGCTGCTGCTCGACCTGGCGCTGATCTGGGGTCCCGCGCTGGCCTCGATCGGCCTGTCGTTCACCTCCTGGAACGGCATCACCGACATCGAGCCGGTCGGGCTGGACAACTACGTCAACATCGTCAGCAACTATCCGCCGTTCTGGCCGGCGGTCCGGAACAACCTGCTCTGGCTGGCCTTCCTCGGCCTGGTCGCCACCCCGTTCGGGCTGTTCCTCGCCGTGCTGCTGGACCGGGAGATGCGGTTCACCCGGTTCTACCAGACCGCCTTCTACCTGCCGGTCGTGCTCTCGCTCGCGGTCGTCGGCTTCATCGCGCAGCTCATCTTCTCCCGCGACTACGGCGCGGCCAACGCGATCCTCGGCCGGACCGACAACCCGATCGACTGGCTCGGCGACCCGTCGATCAACCTCTGGTCGGTGCTGCTCCTGGTCGGTTGGCGACACGTCGGGTACGTCATGCTGCTCTACCTCGCCGGGCTGAAGGCCGTCGATCCGACCCTCAAGGAGGCGGCGGCGATCGACGGCGCGGGCGAGGGGCAGACCTTCTTCCGGGTCGTCTTTCCGACGCTCCGACCGGTCAACGTGATCGTGCTGGTGATCACCGTCATCGAGGGGCTCCGGGCGTTCGACATCGTCTACGCGATCAACCGGGGACGCAACGGGTTGGAGTTGCTCTCCGTACTGGTCACCGACAACATCGTCGGCGAGGCCAGCCGGATCGGGTACGGCTCGGCCATCGCGGTGATCCTGCTGCTCATCTCCACCGGCTTCATCGCCGTCTACCTGGTACAGGTCTTCCGACGGGACGAGGCATGA
- a CDS encoding ABC transporter substrate-binding protein, translating into MADPQPDQSAPAATARATLRNATASPRPTALTRRGLLGGAAYTAGALALPAGLAACEKPSTGGEGGGTVTFGSNQSDEVPKKATAEVMAASGLDVRVNTVDHNTFQENITRYLQATPDDVFTWFSGFRMQYFAAQGLATDISDLWQSFGGEYSAAMKQASTGSNGKQYFVPFYYYPWAVFYRKSLFQEKGYQIPRTWDDFKALAAKMKTDGLIPIAMADKDGWPAMGTFDYINMRANGYDFHVSLMAGEESWEDSRVKQVFSLWQELLPYNQPGANGRTWQEAAQSLGQKQTGMYLLGMFVGQQFQGEAAADLDFFPFPQIVEAHGQDAVEAPIDGFMISSKVKNLDGAKELLRYLASAKAQNAYLRSDPNNVATNNSADTSGYNALQKKAVELVGGAKQISQFLDRDTRPDFASTVMIPSLQSFLNNPKDVDGLCKRIESQKKTIFAS; encoded by the coding sequence ATGGCAGATCCGCAGCCCGACCAGAGTGCCCCGGCAGCGACCGCCCGCGCCACGCTTCGAAATGCGACCGCATCGCCTCGTCCGACCGCGCTGACCCGGCGCGGGCTGCTCGGCGGAGCCGCGTACACGGCCGGTGCGCTGGCCCTGCCGGCCGGGCTGGCGGCCTGCGAGAAGCCGAGCACCGGCGGCGAGGGCGGCGGAACGGTCACCTTCGGCTCCAACCAGTCCGACGAGGTACCGAAGAAGGCGACCGCCGAGGTGATGGCGGCGTCCGGGCTCGACGTACGGGTGAACACCGTCGATCACAACACGTTCCAGGAGAACATCACCCGCTACCTTCAGGCGACCCCGGACGACGTCTTCACCTGGTTCTCCGGCTTCCGGATGCAGTACTTCGCCGCCCAGGGCCTGGCCACCGACATCTCCGACCTCTGGCAGTCGTTCGGCGGCGAGTACTCGGCCGCGATGAAGCAGGCGTCGACCGGCAGCAACGGCAAGCAGTACTTCGTGCCGTTCTACTACTACCCGTGGGCGGTGTTCTACCGGAAGAGCCTGTTCCAGGAGAAGGGCTACCAGATCCCGAGGACCTGGGACGACTTCAAGGCGCTGGCCGCGAAGATGAAGACCGACGGGCTGATCCCGATCGCCATGGCGGACAAGGACGGCTGGCCCGCCATGGGGACCTTCGACTACATCAACATGCGGGCCAACGGGTACGACTTCCACGTCAGCCTGATGGCCGGCGAGGAGTCCTGGGAGGACAGTCGGGTCAAGCAGGTCTTCTCGCTCTGGCAGGAACTGCTGCCGTACAACCAGCCGGGGGCGAACGGGCGTACCTGGCAGGAGGCGGCGCAGTCGCTGGGCCAGAAGCAGACCGGGATGTACCTGCTGGGGATGTTCGTCGGGCAGCAGTTCCAGGGCGAGGCAGCGGCCGACCTCGACTTCTTCCCGTTCCCGCAGATCGTCGAGGCGCACGGGCAGGACGCGGTCGAGGCGCCGATCGACGGCTTCATGATCTCCAGCAAGGTGAAGAACCTGGACGGGGCGAAGGAACTGCTCCGCTACCTGGCCAGCGCCAAGGCGCAGAACGCGTACCTGCGCAGCGACCCGAACAACGTGGCCACCAACAACTCGGCCGACACCAGCGGCTACAACGCGCTGCAGAAGAAGGCGGTCGAGCTGGTCGGCGGGGCGAAGCAGATCTCGCAGTTCCTCGACCGGGACACCCGACCGGACTTCGCCTCCACGGTCATGATCCCCTCGTTGCAGAGCTTCCTGAACAATCCGAAGGACGTGGACGGGCTCTGTAAGCGGATCGAGTCCCAGAAGAAGACGATCTTCGCCTCCTGA
- a CDS encoding DUF6232 family protein, producing the protein MTIYYDDRAVRITSELIRVEGRAYPLTEVARVWHVRGGRSWGALAGRGALLAALGGPLVAAVIGILIAVRLHTSLTVTIAIVGVSVLIGLAAAPVADYLLEHVDRSYTRGAHQLEIWAQWRGTPVRLLATGDALRFGQIYRALERAVEQAAVPVRR; encoded by the coding sequence ATGACCATCTACTACGACGATCGCGCGGTACGGATCACCTCGGAGCTGATCCGGGTCGAGGGCCGCGCCTACCCGCTGACCGAGGTCGCCCGGGTCTGGCACGTGCGCGGCGGTCGTTCCTGGGGTGCGCTCGCCGGTCGTGGCGCGCTGCTCGCGGCCCTGGGTGGCCCGCTGGTCGCCGCCGTCATCGGCATCCTGATCGCGGTACGCCTGCACACCTCGCTCACCGTCACGATCGCCATCGTCGGCGTCTCCGTCCTGATCGGCCTGGCCGCCGCGCCGGTCGCCGACTACCTGCTCGAACACGTCGACCGGAGCTACACCCGGGGCGCACACCAACTGGAGATCTGGGCCCAGTGGCGGGGTACGCCGGTCCGGCTGCTGGCCACCGGCGACGCGCTGCGGTTCGGCCAGATCTACCGGGCCCTGGAGCGGGCCGTCGAGCAGGCCGCGGTCCCGGTACGCCGCTGA
- a CDS encoding enoyl-CoA hydratase/isomerase family protein, with translation MGDFVQVETGDGIGTIRLARPPMNALNTRVQEELRSAATAVSADPDVRAVIVYGGERVFAAGADIKEMADMSYVDMAERAADLSSALGAIARIPKPVVAAITGYALGGGCELALACDWRVVAEDAKLGQPEIKLGIIPGAGGTQRLARLIGPARAKDLIMSGRMVDAAEALRIGLADRVVPADQVYAEAVALVRPYLNGPAQALRAAKLAVDGGLEMDLASGLAWESQLFAALFATDDRREGMTAFVEKRTPGFTGR, from the coding sequence GTGGGCGACTTCGTCCAGGTGGAGACCGGCGACGGTATCGGCACGATCCGGTTGGCCCGGCCGCCGATGAACGCGCTGAACACGCGGGTGCAGGAGGAGTTGCGGTCCGCCGCGACCGCCGTCTCCGCCGATCCGGACGTCCGCGCGGTGATCGTGTACGGCGGCGAGAGGGTCTTCGCGGCCGGCGCGGACATCAAGGAGATGGCCGACATGTCGTACGTCGACATGGCGGAGCGGGCCGCCGACCTGTCCAGTGCGCTCGGCGCCATCGCCCGGATCCCCAAGCCGGTGGTCGCGGCGATCACCGGGTACGCCCTCGGTGGCGGCTGCGAACTGGCGCTGGCCTGCGACTGGCGGGTGGTCGCCGAGGACGCGAAGCTCGGTCAGCCGGAGATCAAGCTCGGCATCATCCCGGGTGCGGGCGGTACGCAGCGGCTGGCCCGGCTGATCGGGCCGGCCCGGGCCAAGGATCTGATCATGTCCGGTCGGATGGTCGACGCGGCGGAGGCGCTCCGGATCGGGCTCGCCGACCGGGTGGTACCGGCCGACCAGGTGTACGCCGAGGCGGTCGCGCTGGTGCGGCCGTACCTGAACGGTCCGGCCCAGGCGCTGCGGGCGGCGAAGCTGGCGGTCGACGGCGGCCTGGAGATGGATCTCGCCTCCGGGCTGGCCTGGGAGAGCCAGCTCTTCGCGGCGCTGTTCGCCACCGACGACCGCCGCGAGGGGATGACCGCCTTCGTCGAGAAGCGCACACCGGGCTTCACCGGCCGCTAG
- a CDS encoding acetolactate synthase has protein sequence MTGRIEGHGGDLALAALRAYGVREMFTLSGGHVFPLYDAAHRTDFPIYDVRHEQSAVFAAEAVAKLQRRPGLAVLTAGPGVTNGISGLTSAFFNASPVMVLGGRAPAFRWGAGSLQEIDHVPLVAPVTKHAATVWSTDDVPGAVSAALTEALTPHRGPVFLDLPLEVVFSTGETDPLVAAAVPVVEPDPDQVAEAARLIAAAERPVIIAGSDVYAGDAVAALREAAEALRVPVFTNGMGRGALPPGHSLGFAKARRAALGGADLVVVIGTPLDFRLGFGEFSGARVVHIVDAPTQRATHVEPAVSPAGDLRLILSALAEYSGDRADHESWIAELRTAEDAARERDAAAMAAESDPIKPARVYGELRRVLAPDAVTIGDGGDFVSYAGRYLEPAQPGTWLDPGPYGCLGTGMGYAMGARVSYPDRQICVLMGDGAAGFSLMDVESLVRQKLPVVIVVGNNGIWGLEKHPMRGMYGYDVAADLQPELRYDQVVTAMGGAGETVSKAADLGAALERAFDAGVPYLVNVLTDPTDAYPRSSNLA, from the coding sequence ATGACCGGACGGATCGAAGGACACGGCGGTGACCTGGCCCTGGCGGCCCTGCGGGCGTACGGCGTGCGGGAGATGTTCACCCTCTCCGGTGGCCACGTCTTCCCGCTGTACGACGCGGCGCACCGTACCGACTTTCCGATCTACGACGTCCGGCACGAGCAGTCCGCGGTCTTCGCCGCCGAGGCGGTCGCCAAGTTGCAGCGCCGGCCGGGTCTGGCCGTACTGACCGCCGGACCCGGGGTCACCAATGGCATCTCCGGGCTGACCAGTGCGTTCTTCAACGCCTCCCCGGTGATGGTGCTCGGCGGCAGGGCTCCGGCGTTCCGCTGGGGCGCGGGCAGCCTCCAGGAGATCGACCACGTACCCCTGGTCGCGCCGGTGACCAAGCACGCGGCCACGGTGTGGTCCACCGACGACGTACCCGGGGCGGTCTCGGCCGCGCTCACCGAGGCGCTGACCCCGCACCGCGGGCCGGTCTTCCTGGACCTGCCGCTGGAAGTCGTCTTCTCCACCGGCGAGACCGACCCGCTGGTCGCGGCGGCCGTCCCCGTCGTCGAGCCGGACCCGGACCAGGTCGCCGAGGCGGCCCGGCTGATCGCCGCCGCCGAGCGGCCGGTCATCATCGCCGGTTCCGACGTCTACGCCGGGGACGCGGTCGCGGCGCTGCGGGAGGCCGCCGAGGCGCTCCGGGTGCCGGTCTTCACCAACGGGATGGGCCGGGGCGCGCTGCCGCCGGGGCACTCGCTCGGCTTCGCCAAGGCCCGCCGGGCGGCACTCGGCGGTGCCGACCTGGTCGTGGTGATCGGTACCCCGCTCGACTTCCGGCTCGGCTTCGGCGAGTTCTCCGGCGCCCGGGTGGTGCACATCGTCGACGCGCCGACCCAGCGGGCCACCCACGTCGAGCCGGCCGTCAGCCCCGCCGGTGACCTGCGACTGATCCTCTCGGCGCTGGCCGAGTACTCCGGCGACCGGGCCGACCACGAGTCGTGGATCGCCGAGCTGCGTACCGCCGAGGACGCCGCCCGGGAACGGGACGCGGCGGCGATGGCGGCGGAGAGCGACCCGATCAAACCGGCCCGGGTCTACGGCGAACTGCGCCGGGTCCTGGCGCCGGACGCGGTCACCATCGGCGACGGTGGCGACTTCGTCTCGTACGCCGGGCGTTACCTGGAGCCGGCCCAGCCGGGTACCTGGCTGGACCCGGGCCCGTACGGCTGCCTCGGCACCGGCATGGGGTACGCGATGGGGGCCCGGGTGAGCTACCCGGACCGGCAGATCTGCGTACTGATGGGCGACGGCGCGGCCGGTTTCTCGCTGATGGACGTCGAGTCGCTGGTCCGGCAGAAGCTGCCCGTGGTGATCGTGGTCGGCAACAACGGCATCTGGGGCCTGGAGAAGCACCCGATGCGCGGCATGTACGGCTACGACGTCGCCGCCGACCTCCAGCCCGAACTCCGGTACGACCAGGTGGTGACCGCGATGGGCGGGGCCGGCGAAACCGTGTCGAAGGCCGCCGACCTGGGAGCGGCGCTGGAGCGGGCCTTCGATGCCGGCGTTCCGTACCTGGTCAACGTCCTCACCGACCCGACCGACGCCTATCCCCGCTCCTCCAACCTCGCCTGA
- a CDS encoding ATP-binding cassette domain-containing protein translates to MSYAIRAEGLVRRFGATTALAGVDLDVRAGTVFGLLGPNGAGKTTAVRVLATLLRPDAGTATVGGYDVLRDAHQVRQVIGLTGQYASVDETLTGTENLLLIGRLLGMSRADARARARELLAGFHLSDAADRAAKTYSGGMRRRLDLAASLVGRPRVLFLDEPTTGLDPRSRTELWGIVRDLVGSGVTVLLTTQYLEEADQLADEIAVIDHGRVIAQGTPEELKAKTGGQALVVRPRDPGDLPVVVSVLREVAGAEPELVQHTATVPVNTDDVLPTVVRRLDDAEVAVAELALRGASLDEVFLSLTGHRTEDENSAPGQLEGTSA, encoded by the coding sequence ATGAGCTACGCCATCCGGGCCGAGGGGTTGGTCAGACGCTTCGGCGCGACGACCGCGCTGGCCGGAGTGGATCTGGACGTCCGTGCCGGTACCGTGTTCGGCCTGCTCGGGCCCAACGGGGCGGGAAAGACCACGGCGGTACGGGTGCTGGCCACCCTGCTCCGGCCGGACGCCGGTACCGCCACGGTCGGCGGGTACGACGTCCTCCGGGACGCACACCAGGTTCGTCAGGTGATCGGCCTGACCGGCCAGTACGCGTCGGTCGACGAGACCCTGACCGGCACCGAGAACCTGCTGCTGATCGGTCGACTGCTCGGGATGTCCCGGGCCGACGCGCGGGCCCGGGCCCGGGAACTGCTCGCCGGATTCCATCTGTCGGACGCGGCGGACCGGGCCGCCAAGACGTACTCGGGCGGGATGCGGCGCCGGTTGGACCTGGCGGCGAGCCTGGTCGGCCGGCCACGGGTGCTGTTCCTCGACGAGCCGACCACCGGGCTGGACCCGCGCAGCCGTACCGAGCTGTGGGGGATCGTGCGGGACCTGGTCGGATCGGGGGTGACCGTGCTGCTCACCACCCAGTACCTGGAGGAGGCGGACCAGCTCGCCGACGAGATCGCGGTGATCGACCACGGGCGGGTGATCGCCCAGGGGACGCCGGAGGAGCTGAAGGCCAAGACCGGTGGCCAGGCCCTGGTGGTACGCCCGAGGGATCCCGGTGACCTGCCGGTGGTGGTCAGCGTGCTGCGGGAGGTGGCCGGGGCCGAACCTGAGCTGGTCCAGCACACCGCCACGGTGCCGGTGAACACCGACGACGTCCTGCCCACGGTGGTACGCCGGCTCGACGACGCCGAGGTCGCCGTCGCCGAGTTGGCGTTGCGCGGCGCCAGCCTGGACGAGGTCTTCCTGTCGTTGACCGGGCACCGCACCGAGGACGAGAACTCCGCACCCGGCCAGTTGGAAGGAACGTCGGCATGA
- a CDS encoding ABC transporter permease, which produces MTAISTPVLVPSRRVSPLLGVRHTMTLAWRSLVQIKHNPMELLDLSIQPLMFVLLFTYVFGGAIADSPTDYLRFMLPGIMVQNALFATMTTGFGLNIDLTKGVFDRLRALPIARWAPLAGRILADTVKQAWSIALLLAIGMVLGFRIGTGPFGVIGAFALLLAFSLAAAWISVLVGVLVSEPDKVQIFGFMVVFPLTFTSNIFVPTESMPGWLQAWVKVNPVSTLADALRGLLVSGPESGPIITSLLWGLGILVVFAPLAVRAVRRRV; this is translated from the coding sequence ATGACCGCGATCAGTACACCGGTTTTGGTGCCGAGCCGTCGGGTCAGCCCGCTGCTCGGCGTACGGCACACCATGACGCTGGCCTGGCGGAGCCTGGTGCAGATCAAGCACAACCCGATGGAGCTGCTCGACCTGAGCATCCAGCCGCTGATGTTCGTGCTGCTCTTCACGTACGTCTTCGGCGGCGCGATCGCGGACAGCCCGACCGACTACCTGCGGTTCATGCTGCCCGGCATCATGGTGCAGAACGCGCTCTTCGCCACGATGACCACCGGTTTCGGGTTGAACATCGACCTGACGAAGGGGGTTTTCGACCGGCTCCGGGCGCTGCCGATCGCCCGCTGGGCGCCGCTGGCCGGTCGGATTCTCGCCGACACGGTGAAGCAGGCCTGGTCGATCGCGCTGCTGCTGGCGATCGGGATGGTGCTCGGCTTCCGGATCGGGACCGGCCCGTTCGGCGTCATCGGCGCGTTCGCCCTGCTACTCGCCTTCTCGCTGGCCGCGGCGTGGATCTCGGTACTGGTCGGCGTGCTGGTGAGCGAGCCGGACAAGGTGCAGATCTTCGGCTTCATGGTGGTCTTCCCGCTGACCTTCACCAGCAACATCTTCGTGCCGACCGAGAGCATGCCCGGCTGGCTCCAGGCCTGGGTGAAGGTGAACCCGGTCTCCACGCTGGCCGACGCCCTACGCGGGCTGCTGGTCTCCGGTCCGGAGTCGGGGCCGATCATCACGTCGCTGCTCTGGGGACTGGGCATCCTGGTGGTGTTCGCACCGCTGGCCGTCCGTGCGGTCCGGCGTCGGGTCTGA